The Pseudomonas sp. DG56-2 genome contains a region encoding:
- a CDS encoding TraX family protein — protein sequence MNSPRSAGLDLLKWLAMVTMVADHLRFIWPTADWLFVIGRLAFPLFCLAIAVNVARSRPGQLFSAANGRYLGWMLAFSVLSEWPYRSLDVSTGTFSIMPTLTLGLLLAWGVQHQRWLAAAVLPLSLLVSDVLMYGWPGVVLPSAFLLALHGGRGTWIFPGFIAAAANLTNAWLRSHPAEPITLMALAVAVLSAPVGLAVLHRHYGRAIWRVGRWGYWFYPLHLLLIKFLAR from the coding sequence ATGAATAGCCCGCGTTCGGCAGGCCTCGATTTGCTCAAGTGGCTGGCGATGGTCACGATGGTCGCCGATCACCTGCGTTTTATCTGGCCGACCGCTGATTGGCTGTTCGTCATCGGCCGCCTGGCGTTTCCTCTATTTTGCCTGGCCATTGCGGTGAATGTGGCACGCTCGCGTCCAGGGCAGTTGTTCAGCGCTGCCAATGGCCGTTATCTGGGCTGGATGCTGGCCTTCTCTGTGCTCTCGGAGTGGCCTTATCGATCACTGGATGTGAGTACCGGAACGTTCAGTATCATGCCGACGTTGACCCTGGGGTTGCTGCTGGCATGGGGCGTTCAGCACCAGCGCTGGCTGGCCGCGGCGGTACTGCCGCTGTCTTTGCTGGTCAGTGATGTGCTGATGTACGGCTGGCCGGGGGTGGTATTGCCGTCGGCGTTCCTGTTGGCGCTGCACGGCGGGCGCGGAACCTGGATTTTTCCCGGGTTTATCGCAGCGGCGGCGAACCTGACCAACGCCTGGCTGCGCAGCCATCCGGCTGAGCCGATCACCCTCATGGCGTTGGCGGTTGCGGTGTTGTCGGCGCCGGTTGGCCTGGCTGTATTGCACCGTCATTACGGCAGGGCTATCTGGCGTGTAGGCCGCTGGGGCTACTGGTTTTACCCGCTGCACCTGCTGCTTATCAAGTTCTTGGCCCGCTAG
- a CDS encoding enoyl-CoA hydratase — protein MDDSTPPPVLLEHPLPGVALLRLNRPQATNALSLELQALLSRYFTELAHDPQVRCILLTGGDKVFAAGGDINSLAGVGPIDIYKRHTERLWAPIQHCPKPVIAAVCGYAYGGGCELAMHADLIVAGRSARFCQPEIRIGIMPGIGGTQRLVRAVGKVKAMRMALTGQPISAEEAWVAGLVSDLVDDDQVQAKALELAAVIAAMPALAAEQIKEVILAGMDAPLEAGLALERKANALLFASRDQKEGMQAFIEKRPARFDGH, from the coding sequence ATGGACGACTCAACCCCACCACCGGTTCTGCTTGAACATCCCCTGCCCGGCGTGGCGTTATTGCGCCTGAACCGGCCCCAGGCCACCAACGCCCTGAGTCTTGAATTGCAAGCTCTGCTTTCCAGGTATTTCACCGAGCTGGCGCACGACCCGCAGGTTCGCTGCATCCTGTTGACCGGTGGTGACAAGGTCTTCGCTGCCGGTGGCGACATAAACAGCTTGGCGGGTGTGGGGCCTATCGATATCTATAAACGTCACACCGAGCGGCTCTGGGCGCCGATTCAGCATTGCCCGAAACCGGTAATTGCGGCGGTGTGCGGCTATGCCTATGGCGGTGGCTGCGAGCTGGCGATGCATGCTGACCTGATCGTCGCCGGGCGCAGCGCGCGCTTCTGTCAGCCGGAAATTCGCATTGGCATCATGCCAGGCATCGGTGGTACCCAGCGCCTGGTACGGGCGGTGGGCAAGGTCAAGGCCATGCGCATGGCCCTGACCGGACAACCGATCAGCGCCGAAGAAGCCTGGGTAGCGGGCCTGGTCAGCGACCTGGTGGACGACGACCAGGTACAAGCCAAAGCCCTGGAGCTGGCCGCAGTCATCGCCGCCATGCCAGCACTGGCTGCCGAACAGATCAAAGAAGTGATCCTCGCTGGCATGGATGCACCGCTGGAGGCTGGATTGGCCCTTGAACGCAAGGCCAACGCCCTGCTGTTCGCCTCGCGCGACCAGAAGGAAGGCATGCAAGCCTTCATCGAAAAGCGCCCGGCGCGATTCGACGGTCATTGA
- a CDS encoding CaiB/BaiF CoA-transferase family protein — translation MSGPLAGLKVVEMAGLGPAPFCAMMLADMGAEVIRIEKPVKAEATDNSRVQVLNRGRRSLAIDMRAEGATDTVLELIAKADILIEGFRPGVMERMGLGPDVCLARNPRLVYGRMTGWGQFGPLAHAAGHDINYIAIAGALHAIGRAGEKPVVPLNYVGDFGGGGMLLGYGVLCALTEARSSGKGQVVDAAMTDGTALLSAMMYGFKAAGAWNNERGDNLLDGGAHFYDTYRCADGKFIAIGAIEPQFYSLLLKLCNITDPAFHTQRDKSAWAPLKERMSELFMTQTRQQWCALLEGTDACFAPVLDWDEAAEHPHNIERETFIRVDGVLQPAPAPRFSRSVPTTPSAPRPSGADSEAILADWGIEIERIEALKAQRII, via the coding sequence ATGTCAGGTCCGTTGGCGGGGTTGAAAGTCGTAGAGATGGCAGGGCTTGGGCCGGCGCCCTTTTGCGCGATGATGTTGGCAGATATGGGTGCCGAGGTGATTCGTATCGAAAAGCCGGTAAAGGCCGAGGCCACCGACAACAGCCGTGTGCAGGTGCTCAATCGCGGTCGTCGTTCGCTGGCCATCGACATGCGTGCAGAGGGTGCCACCGACACCGTCCTGGAATTGATCGCCAAGGCCGATATCCTCATCGAGGGCTTTCGCCCTGGCGTGATGGAGCGAATGGGCCTGGGACCGGATGTGTGCCTGGCGCGTAACCCGCGGCTGGTCTACGGACGCATGACCGGCTGGGGCCAGTTCGGGCCTCTGGCGCACGCGGCGGGCCACGATATCAACTACATTGCGATTGCCGGCGCCTTGCATGCCATTGGCCGTGCAGGCGAAAAGCCGGTGGTGCCGTTGAATTACGTGGGTGACTTTGGTGGCGGCGGCATGCTGTTGGGCTATGGCGTGCTCTGCGCGCTTACCGAGGCGCGCAGTTCGGGCAAAGGCCAGGTGGTCGATGCGGCCATGACCGATGGCACCGCGTTGCTCTCGGCGATGATGTACGGGTTCAAGGCCGCGGGGGCCTGGAACAATGAGCGGGGCGACAACCTGCTCGATGGCGGCGCACACTTCTACGACACGTATCGTTGTGCCGATGGCAAGTTCATCGCCATTGGAGCCATCGAACCGCAGTTCTATTCTTTGTTGCTCAAGCTGTGCAACATCACCGACCCGGCGTTCCATACCCAGCGGGACAAGTCAGCTTGGGCACCGCTCAAGGAGCGCATGAGCGAGTTGTTCATGACGCAGACGCGGCAGCAGTGGTGTGCATTGCTCGAAGGTACTGATGCCTGTTTTGCTCCGGTACTGGATTGGGACGAGGCAGCAGAGCATCCGCACAATATCGAGCGCGAAACCTTTATTCGCGTGGATGGGGTGTTGCAGCCGGCGCCTGCACCGCGCTTCAGTCGCAGCGTACCTACAACCCCGAGCGCCCCACGGCCGAGCGGGGCGGACAGTGAAGCTATCCTGGCCGACTGGGGCATCGAGATCGAGCGGATCGAGGCGTTGAAAGCGCAGCGCATTATCTAA
- a CDS encoding alkyl sulfatase dimerization domain-containing protein — MKHVFKPLLLAATIAAINSPMLYAAEPALNQPASSQTISSNKAVLSQLPFTDRADYESVSRGLIATFNGQIKRADGKVVWDTTAYQFLDKDQVPDSVNPSLWRLGQLNSHAGLFQVSERIYQLRGMDVSNMTVIEGDQGLIIIDPLTVSETARTALDLYYQHRPKKPVVAVIYSHTHADHFGGVKGIVDDADVQSGKVKIYAPSGFMEHVVSENIFAGTAMSRRALYQFGSLLPRGEKGQVDAGMGKSTPVGGTITLIAPTVSIKDPYETHRIDGVDVEFQLTPGTEAPSEMNMYLPQLRALCMSENTTQMMHNILTPRGALVRDAKAWAQYIDASLERYGDKTDVMFVSHNWPTWTGERVRTLLADQRDMYAFLNDRTLHLLNQGLTPAEIAADMQKLPGDLENKWYTRGYYGSLSHNSRAVYQRYLGYYDGNPANLNPLPPEQAAEHFVKALGGLAPAMEKMKEALANAEYRWAVQLGNNLVFFAPDNQEARELQARAMEQLGYQSENALWRNMYLTGAMELRHGVPQYQGVSSSPDMIQAMSPSMFFDYLAVRLDSQKAQGHDMTLNWVFSDLDQPFALTLRNGVLTHRSGNHNPQAAVTVTMDKATLDKISLRQLDFPTAIKQGDIHIQGDSKKLGELLGMLDTFTPTFNIVTP, encoded by the coding sequence ATGAAACACGTCTTCAAACCCCTGCTGCTGGCTGCAACAATCGCTGCCATCAACAGCCCGATGCTGTACGCAGCCGAGCCTGCCCTCAACCAACCTGCCTCAAGCCAGACGATCAGCAGCAACAAGGCGGTTCTGAGCCAGTTGCCGTTTACCGATCGCGCTGACTACGAGTCTGTCAGTCGCGGTTTGATCGCAACATTCAACGGTCAGATCAAACGCGCCGACGGTAAGGTGGTTTGGGACACCACTGCGTATCAGTTCCTCGACAAAGACCAGGTGCCCGACAGTGTCAACCCGAGCCTGTGGCGCCTGGGCCAGTTGAACAGCCATGCCGGCTTGTTCCAGGTTTCCGAGCGCATTTACCAGTTGCGCGGGATGGACGTATCGAACATGACCGTGATCGAAGGCGATCAGGGCCTGATCATCATCGACCCGCTGACTGTTTCCGAAACGGCTCGCACCGCACTGGACCTGTACTATCAGCACCGTCCGAAAAAGCCGGTGGTTGCGGTAATCTACAGCCACACGCATGCCGATCACTTCGGCGGCGTCAAAGGCATTGTCGACGACGCCGACGTGCAGTCGGGCAAGGTGAAAATCTACGCGCCGAGTGGTTTCATGGAACATGTGGTCAGCGAGAATATCTTCGCCGGTACCGCCATGAGCCGCCGCGCCTTGTACCAGTTCGGCAGCCTGCTGCCGCGCGGTGAAAAGGGCCAGGTCGATGCCGGCATGGGCAAATCGACCCCCGTGGGTGGCACGATCACCCTGATCGCACCGACCGTATCGATCAAGGACCCTTACGAAACTCACCGTATCGACGGCGTCGATGTCGAGTTCCAGCTGACCCCCGGCACCGAAGCACCTTCTGAGATGAACATGTACCTGCCGCAACTGCGCGCGTTGTGCATGTCTGAAAACACCACGCAAATGATGCACAACATCCTCACCCCGCGTGGTGCCCTGGTGCGCGATGCCAAGGCTTGGGCGCAGTACATCGATGCCAGCCTCGAGCGCTACGGCGACAAGACCGACGTCATGTTCGTTTCGCACAACTGGCCGACCTGGACCGGTGAACGCGTGCGCACCCTGCTCGCTGACCAGCGTGACATGTATGCGTTTCTCAACGACCGCACCTTGCACCTGCTCAACCAGGGCCTGACCCCCGCGGAAATTGCCGCGGACATGCAGAAACTGCCGGGCGACCTGGAGAATAAGTGGTACACCCGGGGCTACTACGGCTCCCTGAGCCACAACTCGCGGGCGGTGTACCAGCGTTACCTCGGCTACTACGACGGCAACCCGGCAAACCTTAACCCACTGCCACCCGAGCAAGCCGCCGAACATTTCGTCAAGGCTTTGGGAGGCCTGGCGCCGGCCATGGAGAAAATGAAGGAAGCACTGGCCAACGCCGAGTATCGCTGGGCTGTGCAACTGGGCAACAACCTGGTGTTCTTCGCTCCCGACAACCAAGAGGCGCGCGAGCTTCAGGCCCGGGCCATGGAGCAATTGGGTTATCAGAGCGAGAACGCGCTGTGGCGTAACATGTACCTGACCGGGGCCATGGAGCTGCGTCACGGTGTGCCGCAGTACCAGGGCGTCAGCAGCTCCCCGGACATGATCCAGGCCATGTCACCGTCGATGTTCTTCGATTACCTGGCCGTGCGCCTGGATTCGCAGAAGGCCCAGGGTCACGACATGACCTTGAACTGGGTGTTCAGCGACCTCGACCAGCCGTTTGCATTGACTTTGCGCAATGGCGTGCTGACGCACCGCTCGGGCAATCACAACCCGCAGGCTGCGGTCACCGTGACAATGGATAAGGCCACGCTGGATAAAATCAGCCTGCGCCAACTGGACTTCCCAACGGCCATCAAGCAAGGCGATATCCACATCCAGGGTGACAGCAAGAAGCTCGGCGAACTGCTGGGCATGCTCGATACCTTCACCCCTACGTTCAATATCGTCACACCTTAA
- a CDS encoding MFS transporter codes for MNDAVVLPAAAEQDEQQTRAVYRKVILRLLPYLFLAYAINTIDRLNVSFAKLRMAEDIALTDAAYGIGAGIFYLGYILFEVPSNMYLQRIGARATLTRIMVLWGAVTVATAFVTTPGQLIAARFLLGVAEAGFFPGVILYLTFWFPAALRARITAVFLMAAMIAGIVSGPLAGYIMSHFGGFMGLRDWQVLFVFEGVPAMLLGLFGWFWLVDKPADAPWLSTREKHLLANALAQGQVAGSAHASLAQVLRNPRVYIAGLVFFCLYSGSNTVSYWMPTLIRGFGVENLKTIGMLASIPYLLALVGMYLLARSSDKRLERRWHVAVTVMVGASCFFLLGPAQGNLVASVVLMSVGAAASLTSLSLFWTIPPALLTPAAAPVGIAVISCIGGLAGVVSQIAVGAIKSATGDLYLAFDLIGGVLIVGVLVLLLAIPARQLTERAKL; via the coding sequence ATGAATGACGCCGTCGTACTGCCGGCTGCGGCCGAGCAGGATGAGCAGCAAACCCGCGCGGTGTACCGCAAAGTAATTCTGCGCCTGCTGCCGTACCTGTTCCTGGCCTATGCCATCAACACCATCGATCGCTTGAACGTGTCCTTCGCCAAGCTGCGCATGGCCGAAGACATTGCCCTTACCGATGCTGCCTACGGCATTGGTGCAGGGATTTTCTACCTCGGCTACATCCTCTTCGAAGTGCCAAGCAACATGTATCTGCAGCGCATTGGCGCGCGAGCCACGCTGACTCGAATCATGGTGCTGTGGGGGGCGGTGACCGTGGCAACGGCCTTTGTCACCACGCCGGGACAGTTGATTGCCGCACGGTTTCTGCTCGGGGTTGCCGAGGCCGGGTTCTTCCCGGGCGTCATCCTTTACCTGACCTTCTGGTTCCCTGCAGCGTTGCGAGCGCGCATCACCGCAGTGTTTCTAATGGCAGCGATGATCGCCGGAATCGTCAGCGGGCCGCTGGCGGGCTATATCATGAGTCATTTCGGCGGCTTCATGGGCTTGCGAGACTGGCAGGTGCTGTTTGTATTCGAGGGGGTGCCGGCGATGTTGCTGGGGTTGTTTGGCTGGTTCTGGCTGGTCGACAAACCGGCCGACGCGCCGTGGCTGAGCACCCGCGAGAAGCACCTGTTGGCCAACGCCCTGGCCCAGGGACAGGTCGCCGGTAGTGCCCATGCCAGCCTTGCCCAGGTACTGCGCAACCCGCGGGTGTACATTGCCGGATTGGTGTTCTTTTGCCTGTACAGCGGCTCGAATACCGTTTCGTACTGGATGCCCACGCTGATCCGCGGCTTCGGCGTGGAGAATCTCAAGACCATTGGCATGCTCGCGAGCATTCCCTACCTGCTGGCCCTGGTGGGCATGTACCTACTGGCGCGCAGCTCCGACAAGCGCCTTGAGCGGCGCTGGCATGTGGCGGTGACGGTAATGGTCGGTGCCAGTTGTTTCTTTTTGCTGGGGCCGGCACAAGGCAATCTGGTTGCCTCGGTGGTGCTGATGAGTGTCGGCGCAGCAGCGTCACTGACTTCGCTGTCGTTGTTCTGGACCATTCCCCCAGCACTGCTTACGCCTGCAGCGGCTCCGGTCGGAATTGCGGTGATCAGTTGCATTGGTGGCCTGGCGGGCGTTGTCAGCCAGATTGCCGTTGGTGCGATCAAGTCAGCGACCGGGGATTTGTACCTGGCCTTCGATCTGATTGGTGGTGTACTGATTGTGGGTGTGCTGGTGTTGCTGCTGGCAATACCTGCGCGGCAACTGACCGAACGCGCCAAACTCTGA
- a CDS encoding electron transfer flavoprotein subunit alpha/FixB family protein, with translation MTILVIAEHSHAELAAATLNTVTAAQQIGAEVHVLVAGADIDGAVSAAQAIDGVSTVLVANDAAYAHQLAENLAPLIVELAAGYSHVLAPATSNGKNLLPRVAALLDVDQISEITAVVSADTFKRPIYAGNAIATVQSSAPIKVITVRGTAFASAGCSAAGQARVQPVASVPCEQVSCFVAEALASSDRPELTAAKIVVSGGRGMQNGDNFKHLYSLADKLGAGVGASRAAVDAGFVANDMQVGQTGKIVAPQLYIAVGISGAIQHLAGMKDSKVIVAINKDEDAPIFQVADYGLVADLFEAVPELQASL, from the coding sequence ATGACAATCCTGGTTATTGCAGAACACAGCCACGCTGAACTTGCCGCCGCCACCTTGAACACGGTCACGGCCGCACAGCAAATCGGTGCTGAGGTGCATGTGTTGGTGGCCGGTGCCGATATCGACGGCGCTGTTAGTGCCGCGCAGGCCATCGACGGTGTCAGTACTGTGCTGGTGGCCAACGATGCAGCGTATGCGCATCAGTTGGCGGAAAACCTGGCGCCGCTGATCGTTGAGTTGGCCGCGGGCTACAGCCATGTGCTGGCACCGGCCACCTCCAATGGCAAGAACCTTCTGCCACGGGTAGCGGCGCTGCTCGATGTCGATCAGATCTCCGAGATTACCGCGGTGGTCTCGGCTGACACCTTCAAGCGGCCGATCTACGCGGGCAACGCCATCGCCACGGTACAGTCGAGTGCGCCGATCAAGGTCATCACGGTGCGCGGTACCGCGTTTGCCAGTGCGGGATGCTCGGCTGCTGGGCAAGCCCGCGTGCAGCCGGTGGCCAGTGTGCCTTGTGAGCAGGTCTCCTGCTTTGTTGCCGAGGCCTTGGCCAGCTCTGATCGGCCGGAGCTGACCGCAGCGAAGATCGTCGTGTCGGGCGGTCGCGGCATGCAGAACGGTGACAACTTCAAGCACCTGTACAGCCTGGCCGACAAGCTTGGCGCAGGGGTGGGCGCTTCGCGTGCGGCGGTTGACGCCGGTTTTGTCGCCAACGACATGCAGGTCGGGCAGACCGGCAAAATCGTTGCGCCACAGTTGTACATTGCCGTCGGCATTTCGGGTGCGATTCAGCACCTGGCAGGGATGAAAGACTCCAAGGTAATCGTGGCGATCAACAAGGATGAAGACGCACCGATCTTCCAGGTTGCCGATTACGGCCTGGTGGCTGACCTGTTCGAGGCGGTGCCTGAGCTGCAAGCCTCTCTCTAA
- a CDS encoding electron transfer flavoprotein subunit beta/FixA family protein: MKVLVAVKRVVDFNVKVRVKADNSGVDLSNVKMALNPFCEIAVEEAVRLKEQGVASEVVVVCVGPGAAQEQLRTALALGADRAVLVESADELGSLAVAKLLKAVADKEQPQLVILGKQAIDSDNNQTGQMLAALSGYAQGTFASKVEVAGDKVNVTREIDGGLQTIALNLPAIVTTDLRLNEPRYASLPNIMKAKKKPLETVTPQALGVSTASTVSTLNVEAPATRSAGIKVKSVAELVEKLKNEAKVI; encoded by the coding sequence ATGAAAGTCCTCGTAGCCGTCAAACGCGTAGTCGATTTCAACGTCAAGGTCCGCGTCAAGGCGGATAACAGCGGCGTTGACCTGAGCAACGTAAAAATGGCCCTCAACCCCTTCTGCGAAATCGCCGTCGAGGAGGCTGTACGCCTGAAAGAGCAGGGTGTGGCCAGTGAGGTCGTGGTGGTCTGTGTAGGCCCTGGCGCCGCGCAGGAGCAACTGCGCACGGCATTGGCCCTGGGTGCTGATCGCGCCGTGCTGGTGGAATCGGCCGATGAACTGGGTTCCCTGGCCGTGGCCAAGCTGCTCAAGGCTGTGGCCGACAAAGAACAACCGCAACTGGTGATCCTTGGCAAGCAAGCCATCGACAGTGACAACAACCAGACCGGCCAGATGCTCGCTGCGCTGAGCGGTTATGCCCAAGGCACGTTTGCCTCCAAGGTCGAAGTCGCTGGCGACAAGGTCAACGTCACCCGCGAAATCGACGGTGGCTTGCAGACGATAGCGTTGAACCTGCCTGCAATCGTCACCACCGACCTGCGCCTGAACGAGCCGCGCTATGCGTCGCTGCCAAACATCATGAAGGCCAAGAAGAAGCCGCTGGAGACTGTCACCCCACAAGCGCTAGGTGTGAGCACGGCATCGACAGTCAGCACCTTGAACGTAGAAGCACCGGCTACCCGCAGTGCCGGGATCAAGGTCAAGTCGGTGGCGGAACTGGTTGAGAAACTGAAGAACGAGGCGAAGGTAATCTGA
- a CDS encoding acyl-CoA dehydrogenase family protein, with protein sequence MDFKLTEEQQMLQDTVARLVREGYGFEQRESFRHSEAGFSRPFWAQLGELGLTAVPFAEAFGGFGGGGVDTMLVMNELGRGLCLEPYLHSVIFAGGLLEQLGSNEQKDQLLTQVASAQLQLAVAFEEAQSHYHLNDVQTRAQAVDGGWTLSGKKAVVIGGQTAGLIVVSARSAAGERDEDGISLFLVDPTAAGVTRRVYPTIDGVTACELLLDGVFVANDKVLGQPGKAFSALRYQQGRAIAAQCAQAVGSMEEACSLTLDYLKTRKQFGQPIGSFQVLQHRMVDMRSELDQATSMAMLAACAADQADSDERSRTLAAAKYVVTRAGRFICEQAIQLHGGIGLTQEYVLSHHAKHLVMISHQFGDDDHHLQAYARLLQVA encoded by the coding sequence ATGGATTTCAAATTGACTGAAGAGCAGCAAATGCTGCAGGACACCGTGGCCCGCCTGGTACGTGAGGGTTATGGCTTTGAACAGCGCGAAAGCTTTCGCCACAGCGAAGCGGGCTTCAGCCGCCCGTTCTGGGCGCAGCTGGGTGAGTTGGGGCTGACGGCCGTACCGTTTGCCGAAGCGTTCGGCGGTTTTGGCGGCGGCGGTGTCGATACCATGCTGGTGATGAACGAGCTCGGCCGTGGGTTGTGCCTGGAGCCTTATCTGCACTCGGTGATCTTTGCCGGTGGCCTGCTTGAGCAACTGGGCAGTAACGAGCAGAAAGACCAACTGCTGACCCAGGTTGCCAGTGCCCAACTGCAGTTGGCCGTAGCCTTCGAAGAAGCGCAGAGTCACTACCACCTCAACGATGTACAGACCCGTGCCCAAGCGGTGGACGGGGGCTGGACCTTGTCCGGGAAAAAGGCGGTGGTGATCGGCGGGCAGACGGCGGGGCTGATTGTGGTATCGGCGCGTTCGGCTGCAGGTGAGCGCGACGAAGACGGTATCAGCCTGTTCCTGGTCGATCCAACAGCGGCGGGCGTGACCCGCCGTGTGTACCCGACTATCGATGGTGTGACAGCCTGCGAGTTGCTGCTTGATGGCGTCTTCGTGGCCAACGACAAGGTGCTTGGCCAGCCCGGCAAGGCGTTCAGTGCACTGCGTTACCAACAGGGCCGCGCCATTGCCGCGCAGTGTGCACAAGCGGTGGGTAGCATGGAAGAAGCCTGCAGCCTGACCCTGGACTACCTCAAGACACGCAAGCAGTTCGGTCAGCCAATCGGCAGCTTCCAGGTCCTGCAACACCGCATGGTCGACATGCGCTCGGAACTGGACCAGGCCACCTCCATGGCGATGCTGGCCGCCTGCGCGGCCGATCAAGCCGATAGCGATGAACGCAGCCGTACCCTGGCTGCCGCCAAGTATGTGGTAACCCGTGCTGGCCGTTTCATCTGCGAACAGGCGATCCAACTGCACGGCGGTATCGGTCTGACTCAGGAATATGTGCTGTCGCACCATGCCAAGCACTTAGTGATGATCAGCCACCAGTTCGGTGACGACGATCATCATCTGCAGGCATACGCCCGGCTACTGCAGGTCGCCTGA